Below is a genomic region from Telmatobacter sp. DSM 110680.
GCTACAACGGCGATGGTGGCACAATCTTTGCGTCTTATGGTGGATCGCAGGATCCAAAAGATCCGGTCGGGCCGCCGATGGCAGCGATCACACCGGAGCAGTACAACCGCATCTGCCGATTGCTCGAGCACGGCATAACGCCGAAGCTTACCTTCGACATTGAAACCGAATATCAGAAGGACGACGAGATGGGCTTCAACGTGGTCGGAGAAATTCCCGGCACCAGCAAGTCCGATGAAGTCGTGATGGTGGGCGGCCACTTCGATAGCTGGCAGGGCGGCACAGGGGCGACTGACAATGGCACAGGCTCGGCCGTCGCGATGGAAGCAGTGCGCATTCTGGCCGCGATGCACAAGCCGATGGGGCGCACTGTTCGCGTGGCTTTGTGGGGGGGCGAAGAAGAGGGCCTCTACGGTTCGCTTGCTTATGTGCAACAGCACTTCGCGCCGCGCGACACGATGAAGAAGACTCCGGAATACGACAAGCTGGACGTGTACTTTAACGACGACTCTGGCTCAGGGAAATTCCGTGCGGTATCGGCGCTGGGGAATGCGGAGCTTGCCGCAATCTTCCAGTCGTGGATAACGCCGATCAAAGATTTGGGCATCGACACTGTGGTTGGGTTGACTTCAGGGCCGACGAGAGAACCGGGCGGCACGGACTCAACCAGCTTCTCGTGGATTGGCTTGGATGGTATCGGGTTCATGCAGGACCCGCTGGAGTATGGTTCGCGCACCCACCACTCGAATATGGATCTGTATGACCGCGTGCAGAAGGGTGATGTGATGCAGGGAGCGATGATCGAAGCGTGGTTTGCTTACAACGCCGCTACGCGAGCAGAGATGCTGCCGCGGATTGAAACGCCAGCGCCGACTGCGAAATGATCACCATCAATGCTGATGAAGAATTAGCTTTTGTGATGAATGGGCAATCGGCTGGATACACGACCGCCTCCCTTTGGATGGGGAGGCGGCTTGGTCAGAAGTCGCGAGTTGTTAGTCAGCAACTGCGGGTGCGGGAACGGGCTCAGCAACCTCTTGCGAAGCATCCGCCGCAACGTGAACGCTGAGATGTCCAGTGACTTCGCGGTGCAGCTTGACGGAGACTGTAAAGTCGCCAAGGCTCTTGATCGGCTCGTTCAGCTGTATCTTGCGGCGATCCACTTCATAGCCCTTGGCTGCGAGTTCGCTGGCGATATCGCCCGAGGTGACAGAGCCAAAGAGCTGGCCATTTTCGCCGGACTTGCGGGTGAAGCTCAGACTGACGGTCTCAAGCTTGGCAACCAGTTCCTGCGCCTGAACCTTTTCAGTGGCAGAGCGGCGCGCGGCAGCTTCTTTCATCTGTTCAATGACGGCCTTGTTGGCCAGTGTTGCCTGCAGAGCCAGCTTGCGGGGGAGCAGGAAATTGCGGCCGTAGCCGTCTGCCACCTTCACGACATCGCCGCGGTGGCCGAGGTTGGCTACGTCTTCTTTCAGAATGACTTCCATGTGAAACTCTCCAGATTTTACGGGCGGCCAGACATCCGTGCCGTCCGTCCGTTGTGTTAGACACCGGCGACTAACATTCAGTTGCGCCGCGCCAGATTCTATCGCGATTCTTGCGCGGACGTCGCCAGCGAAATTGTTTCATCCCTACAACTAAAGCATCACTAGTAATCAGTGACGGCCTTAGCCCGTAAGCTAGTGCCTTGTTGCAAAGGGCAGCAGGGCGATATTGCGTGCCTGCTTGATGGCCTTCGTCAAACGGCGCTGGTGCGTGGTGCAAACTCCCGTTAAACGACGGGGCACAATCTTGCCGCGCTCGGCCACAAATCCCTGCAGCAGACGAACATCCCGGTAGGGGATAGCGTCGATCTTTTCAGTGCAGAACTTGCAGACCTTCTTGCGGCGGAAGAACTTGCCGCGTCCGCCAGGTCCGCCGGATCCACCCGGGCGACCACCAGGACGACCCCCGGGGCCACCCCCAGGTCCGCCAGGCCCACCAGACGGGCGTTCACTTTGCGGTGCTGGTGCGCTCGCTTCGGGCGCTTTTACGTTTTCGTCAGCCATTTCATTTCCTCTTCATTCTGTTGGCTTTCTGTCTCTTGCATGGAGACAGACAAGCAGTGTCGATCTGCTGCGAGCGGGTCCGACTAGGGGCGCGATGGCAGCGAAAGTCCAATTAAATACCTCAAGCGCTGGCCGCGACGCCCTCGGGAGCTTCAGCCACCGGGGCGGCCGTCGGAGCAGCAACGGGAGCGGCAGTCGGGGAGTGGGCGGCAGGCGTTTCTGCACTGACCTTACGGCGAGTCCCGCGAAGCGCCTTCACCTTCGCCAACCGCTTTTCTTCCTCATCGATGCGGACGGTGATGAACTTGATGATCGGTTCAGAGACGCGCAGACGGCGCTCGAGCTCCAGCACCACGGGGCCACCGGCCTCGATCGTCATCAGGATGTAATTGCCGTCGTTGAACTTGCGCACGAGATAGGCGAGTTTGCGGCGACCCATCTTTTCGACGTTCTTAACCACGCCGCCGCCGTTGGTGACGTTGGTGGTGAAGCCCGCGATCAACTTGTCGACGTCTTCTTCGGCCACATCGGGCCGAACGATGAACATTACCTCATATAAACGAGACATCCGTATTCCTTTTCCGCCGGAACCCGCTGGCTCCAGCACGTCGCAAATGCAGTTCGCAGTTCAGAGTTCTTAGTTCACAATTGGGCTGCTTCTTTGCCACGCTGTTCCCTAATCCCTGTTCCCTGCTTCTTTCCTCCGCCGGGTTGTTTTACTCGCGGCGGTTAAATTCGTTCATTGCCGGCCCCGGACCTTCCCCGATGATGCGCCGTGTGGCCGTTGCCACCTTATCCAGCACCTCATCGAGTTTGACCAAGTCCGCCTTACGCATCGGAGAAAGGAGGTAATCCCTGCCCGGTCTTTTGCTGCCTGCTTCTGGCGGCAAATCCGGACCCACGCCGATACGCAATCGCAGCCACTCCTGGCTGCCCAGGGCACCGGTTACGCTACGGGCTCCGTTATGTCCCGCGGGCGAACCGCGCTCCCTGATCTTGAATGTCCCCAGCACCAGATCCAACTCGTCGTAAATCACGAGCAGGTCCTTAGCCGGGTCCACCTCGAACTCCCGAATCAGAGCGGCCAGTGATAGCCCGCTGAGATTCATAAATGTCTCCGGCTTGGCCAGGATCGTTTCGCGTCCCGCCAAACGGCAGGTTGCGGTAACGGCCCGGCAGCGCCGGTTCTGGACCACAATACCCTCTTGCTGGGCGATGCGGTCGATAGCCATGAACCCCGCATTATGCGGTGTCCATAAATACTCGAGTCCGGGATTGCCGAGCCCCACCACAAGAAAGGGCCCGGTCCGAACTCCGGAATCGCTTGATTCTTCCACCGGTGCTTACTTCTTCCCTCCGGCGGCTGGGGGCTTGGCAGCGCCTTCCGCAGCGGCAGGCTCTCCCTTACCCTTCTTGGCCACTTCGGGCTCGGTAGGTGTCGCACCGGCCTCGCCAGCCACAGGCAACTCGCCCTCGGCAGGAGCAGCAACAACTTCTTCACGAATCGAAACCACGTGTGCCACGGTCGCGTCTTCGTTGTTCAGGTACTTGATCTTTTCCGAGTGCGGCAAATCGCTGACACGGAGAACTCCATGCATGGCGAGTTCGCTTACATCGACGTCGATGTGGTTCGGGATGTCGGCGGGGAGGCACTCGATCTCGACTTCGCGGAGAACCTGATCGAGGATTCCGCCTTCGGTTTTCACGCCGACCGGGATCCCGAGCAGCTTGACGCGGACACTGACGCGGAGAACCTTGTCGAGCGCGATGCGCTTCATGTCGATGTGGATCAGCTTGTCCTTGATCGGCTCGCGTTGCGAATCCACGATCATGGCCTTGGCAGGCGGAATGCCTGCGACTTCGATATCGAAGATGGTGTTCTGGCCGGTCTCGGAGAAGAGAATTCGCGAGATCTGCTTGGGGTCGACTTCAACGGCGACCGCATCGTGACCTGCACCATAAAGGACAGCAGGAATTCTTCCGGCGACACGCACGCGGCGTGCGGCATTCTTATTGAACTTGCCCTCACGGGGCTTGGCTACGACAACTTCAGGCATTCGAATCTCTCTTTTCTGTATTCGGGCACGGGCATTTTGAGTGCCGCTCCCTTTGTGAAGAAGCCAGTGATCAGTGAACAGTCGTCAGTGGTCAGTGAAAAACGACGACGACAACCGGTTGAAGCTCACTAGCTCGTTGATGTTCTGATCACTGATCACCGATCACTGACCACTTCTCAAGAGAACAACGTACTGACGCTGGTCTCCATGTGAATGCTCTCAATTGCCGCGCCTAGCAAGCCGGCGATGGAGAGCACTTTAATCTTGGGCAACTTCTGGGCCGCTTCG
It encodes:
- a CDS encoding M28 family peptidase — protein: MNLLRFRLTAVAACSMTLFLSSSAPGGAQEGDKVDLAALTQIKNEAFQHSQVMENLFYISEVYGPRVNNSRNHRAAAEWAMKRMNEWGLKNVHLEKWGPFGDGWQIKKYYGALESPAYAALIGFPLAWTPGTNGPVTAEAVLAPLHSQEDFAKYKGKLKGKIVLIFDPRELTLHTEAEAKRLTDAEVEERTKTTDPSHMGFFFPMRAGAAPRPGEYTPSTLSTAAPSGRVLRNQVNAFLKEEGVAVALTPGYNGDGGTIFASYGGSQDPKDPVGPPMAAITPEQYNRICRLLEHGITPKLTFDIETEYQKDDEMGFNVVGEIPGTSKSDEVVMVGGHFDSWQGGTGATDNGTGSAVAMEAVRILAAMHKPMGRTVRVALWGGEEEGLYGSLAYVQQHFAPRDTMKKTPEYDKLDVYFNDDSGSGKFRAVSALGNAELAAIFQSWITPIKDLGIDTVVGLTSGPTREPGGTDSTSFSWIGLDGIGFMQDPLEYGSRTHHSNMDLYDRVQKGDVMQGAMIEAWFAYNAATRAEMLPRIETPAPTAK
- the rplI gene encoding 50S ribosomal protein L9, which produces MEVILKEDVANLGHRGDVVKVADGYGRNFLLPRKLALQATLANKAVIEQMKEAAARRSATEKVQAQELVAKLETVSLSFTRKSGENGQLFGSVTSGDIASELAAKGYEVDRRKIQLNEPIKSLGDFTVSVKLHREVTGHLSVHVAADASQEVAEPVPAPAVAD
- the rpsR gene encoding 30S ribosomal protein S18 encodes the protein MADENVKAPEASAPAPQSERPSGGPGGPGGGPGGRPGGRPGGSGGPGGRGKFFRRKKVCKFCTEKIDAIPYRDVRLLQGFVAERGKIVPRRLTGVCTTHQRRLTKAIKQARNIALLPFATRH
- the rpsF gene encoding 30S ribosomal protein S6 is translated as MSRLYEVMFIVRPDVAEEDVDKLIAGFTTNVTNGGGVVKNVEKMGRRKLAYLVRKFNDGNYILMTIEAGGPVVLELERRLRVSEPIIKFITVRIDEEEKRLAKVKALRGTRRKVSAETPAAHSPTAAPVAAPTAAPVAEAPEGVAASA
- the pth gene encoding aminoacyl-tRNA hydrolase, with protein sequence MEESSDSGVRTGPFLVVGLGNPGLEYLWTPHNAGFMAIDRIAQQEGIVVQNRRCRAVTATCRLAGRETILAKPETFMNLSGLSLAALIREFEVDPAKDLLVIYDELDLVLGTFKIRERGSPAGHNGARSVTGALGSQEWLRLRIGVGPDLPPEAGSKRPGRDYLLSPMRKADLVKLDEVLDKVATATRRIIGEGPGPAMNEFNRRE
- a CDS encoding 50S ribosomal protein L25 codes for the protein MPEVVVAKPREGKFNKNAARRVRVAGRIPAVLYGAGHDAVAVEVDPKQISRILFSETGQNTIFDIEVAGIPPAKAMIVDSQREPIKDKLIHIDMKRIALDKVLRVSVRVKLLGIPVGVKTEGGILDQVLREVEIECLPADIPNHIDVDVSELAMHGVLRVSDLPHSEKIKYLNNEDATVAHVVSIREEVVAAPAEGELPVAGEAGATPTEPEVAKKGKGEPAAAEGAAKPPAAGGKK